The Methanohalophilus portucalensis DNA window TTCGATATTTTGACTGTCTTCGATCAAGGCTTCAGGACTCTTCAGAAATACCCCTCCATTTTTTTCTGCTCCATTGAACTATCCTGATCATGATCAATGACCCGTGTAATCCGCTCGGAATGGCGTGCAACCATCATTTCTTCAATAATTTTTGGCATGGTGTCTGCCTCAGATCTTACTGCACCTGTGCAGTAATGGCATCCAAGGGTTCTGAAGCGACACATGACTTCCTTTGTCTCTTCCGGATTTTCATCCGTATAAACCGGAATGAGCTGGTTATTCTTCTCGATAACCGGTCTCTTTTTTGCAAAGTAAAGGGGTACGACCTCGATATTTTCATGGTATATGTATGTCCAGATATCAAGTTCGGTCCAGTTTGAAAGGGGGAATACCCTTATGGATTCACCTGGATCGATCCTTGAATTAAAAATATTCCATAACTCCGGTTTCTGATTCTTTGGGTCCCATTGACCATGTTTGTCACGGAATGAAAAAACCCTCTCTTTTGCCCGGGATTTTTCTTCATCCCTTCTGGCCCCTCCGAAAGCAGCATCATAGCCGCCTTCTTTCAATGCATCCAGCAGGGCCTTAGTTTTCAGTTCAGCACAACATTTGACTGTTCCCGCAGAAAGGGGATTTATTCCTTTTGACAGAGCTTCTTCATTCCTGTGGACTTTCAGTTCCAGATTATGTTTTTTTGTGTAATAGTCCCTGAATTCATACATTTCGGGGAATTTGTAGCTGGTATCAACATGCAGGAGAGGGAAAGGTACTTTTTCCGGATAAAAAGCCTTGATTGCCAGATGAGCCATAACTGAGGAATCTTTGCCAACAGAATATAGCATCACCGGATTTTCAAATTCTGCAGCAACTTCCCTGATTATTCCTATACTTTCGGCTTCAAGTGTCTTCAAGTTTGAGAGGTGGTAGGATTCTTCCTTTTCTTCCATGAGATGTCCTCAGATATGCTCTTTTTCTTCCAGGTATTCAATAACTTTCCCTACAGATTCCAAGATATCCTCTTCTGCAGTATTGAGGACGATCTCCGGATTTTCAGGCTCTTCATAGGGATCAGTGATGCCAGTGAATTCCTTAATTTCGCCTTCGATTGCCTGTTTATAAAGGCCTTTGACATCCCGGTTAATCAGGGTGTCCCTATCACATTTAACGTAAACTTCAATGAAATTGTGGCATTTATGTCTTGCACGTTCTCGTAGAGATATATAGGGGGAAATGAATGATACAAGAGTTGCGACACCATTTTTTGACAGCAGTTCAGCAACAAAGGTGGCCCTTTTGATATTCTCATTTCTGTCTTCTTTTGAAAAACCCAGATCACTGCAAAGGTCACTTCTGATAATATCTCCATCAAGTCTCTGCACTGGTCCAATATTTCTTTTTTTCAGTTCTTCTTCAAGGGCAATTGCAATCGTAGTTTTACCTGCACCCGACCATCCCGTAAACCATACTGTAAATCCTTCCTCTGGCATAGGTATCCTCTTTATATTTCAGGTATCTTTATTGAAGAAATATCTAACCCCTTGGTCAGTACTATAAAATAATTATTCAGTAATGATTCCTTGTTGTATTCAGGCTCTTTCATTGTTTTAAGGTCTACTAAATTGCATCCGGCTTCCTTTGCAACGATATGACCTGCTGCAATATCCCATTCCATTGAACCCTGGAATCTTGGATATAAATGAGCATCTCCCATAGCCACTTTGCAGAATTTAAGGGAAGAGCCTGCAGGAACCGTTTCCTGGATATTGTTCATCCGGGCAAAGTCTGCATCGAGATTTGTACTATGCTTTCTGCTGCCGGTGGCAGAAAGTTCTTTCTTTGAAGGTTTACTCAAAGGCAGCTTTTGTATACCGTCTTTGTTTTCCACATAAGAGCCAAAATTTTCGGCTGCAAAAAATGTAGTTCCGGATGCCGGGACATAGATGACTCCCATTACAGGTTTTTTGTTTTTCACGTATGCAATATTTACTGTGAATTCGCCGTTGCGCTCGATAAATTCCTTTGTCCCATCCAGGGGGTCGACGAGGAAAAATTCAGAAAAGCCTTTTCTTATCTCATATTCATCATAACATTCTTCCGAAATAATAGGGATGTTGTACAATTCCTTAAGTTTTCCACAGATGTATTCATTGGATTCAGTGTCTGCCTTTGTCAGGGGGGACTCATCTTCCTTTATCTGGATGGATTGTTCCGGGTTATCATAGTAATTCAGGATGATGTTTCCGGCATCCTTGGATATTTCAATTAATTCTTTCAACATTTTGGGAATAGTTTCTTTATTCATTGTTTAGTATCCCTGAAGTAATCGTTGTGTAATGAATTGATTAAATATGAATGAACACTTATTTTAAATATTATAAAATTATCCTTTGTGACATTGCAATCCAATTTACTGCTAATTTGATTAAATTAAAGAAATTAAGTAAACCAGGGGATAGGATTAATGGGAAATGGTGGCACCAATCGTGCGGTAGTATTATTCAGTTTGATCGTGCTGATTGGCATATTCCTGCTACCTTCCCCGGATGGTCTATCCACGGAAGCAAAAAATGCACTGGGTATCTTTCTTCTTGCCATAATTCTCTGGACTACCAATGCTCTCCCTCTGTCTGTCACCGGTCTTTTTGTAATCGTCCTCCTGCCCCTTCTGAATGTGATGAGCAGTAAGGCCGCTTTTGCTCTATTCGGTAACAAGGCAGTATTCTTTATTCTGGGTGCCTTTATTCTGGCAGCAGCTATGATGAAGACCGGTCTGAGTAAAAGGGTGGCCCTTTTGATGCTCGGCAGGTTTGACCGAACTCCACGTAGGCTGCTCTGCAGCATTATGTGTACCTCCGCCCTTCTTTCCTTCATTATGCCAGAACATGCGGTAGCTGCGATCATGTTCCCTGTGGTAGGGTCCATTGCAGACAGTTTGGAACTGGAACCCTTAAACAGTAAATACGGAACCCTGCTTTTCCTGTCAATGGCATGGGGCACAATTATCGGCGGTGTGGGTACCCTGCTGGGAGGGGCACGTAATCCTCTTGCCATCGGTCTGCTGGAAGAGAGTGCTGGGATGAGCATCTCCTTTTTTGAATGGTGTGTGGCAGCAATTCCCATAGTTTTTGTGATGCTGGCTGCAGGTTTTGTGGTTTTGAACCTTTTTTTCCGTATAGATGTGAAGGACGTGAAGGCTGCAAAGGATGTGCTTGCCAGGGAACTTGATAATATAGGCCAGATGAGTATCATAGAGAAGAAGACTGCAATAATTATAACCATTACAATCCTTGCATGGATCTTTTTCGGTACAGATATGGGGCTGGCTGTAATAGCCATACTGGCCGCAGTTGCTCTTTTCATGCTGGACATCCTGTCCTGGGATGACGTGGAATCCAATGTGAACTGGGGAATCATCCTGATGTATGGCGGGGCCATTGCAATGGGTTCGGCCCTGGCAAAAACAGGGGCTGCGCTCTGGATTTCCAATCTGGTGCTGGACAATGGTTACCTGACCCCCCTGCTTTTGTTGATTATCGTCAGTCTGGTATCGATCTTCCTGACAGAAGGGATCAGTAATTCGGCTGCAGTTGCAATTCTGCTGCCCATTGGTTTCAGTATCGGGGATGTACTGGGCATCAATCCCATCGCCATGGTATACATGATAGCAATCCCCGCGGGCCTGGCTTTCATCCTGCCCATGGGCACGCCTCCCAATGCCATAGCTTATTCTTCGGGGTATTATGAGATAAAGGAAGTTATCCTGCCCGGCCTTATCCTCAATTTAATTGCCTGGATAGTTTTCATTATAATGGCGCTTGTCTACTGGCCATTGGTAGGAATTAATATAACATGATTTCTTTATAGGATGAATGATATGGCAGAGATCAATACAGTGCTCGTGGCCTTTTCGGCAACCTCGATCCACCGCAATCTGGCAAAGGCAGCCCTTGATATGGCAGAAGAGAAGGATGCCAGGCTTATCATACTGAATGTGCGCGACAAGAATATGGCTGAAAAGGTGGCCAGGGTTACGAAGGACCAGGGTTTCATGGGCAGGGGTGTTGTGGAGAAACTGGCGGCTGATATCAAGAGAGATCGGGATGAGTTGATCGCCCAGAGACTCGGGATGGTGGAAGAAGAGGCTGGAAAGCGTGGGATTGAGTTTGAGACGGTGAAGGTCAAGGGAGATTTTGTGAAGCAGGTAATTGAGACTGCGGGGATGTATGGTGCTGATGTGGTGATGGTTGCTTCCAGTTCCGTTGTAAATGATATTGAAAAGAAAATAGACGCAGAAGTTTATTCATTTGAGTGACATTTTGCAGAACTATTTTATTTTTTCATAACTTGAAACCACAAAGTTTTTACTTTAATATTTCAATTCCCTTAAAATCCTGAGTATCCAGTATTCTGTCTAAGTGTTATTCTAATTAATTTGGTCCAACAATGAAAGAATACAAACTTTTTGCCCAAAGGGTGGGATTGGTAGGGTTGACAAAATTCGTAAACCGATTCCAGGGAGTTATACTGCTGCCAATCCTTACAAAGAATATGTCTGTTGGAGATTACGGTATATGGGCACAGATCATGGTTACCATCGGACTTATCCCCAGTTTGATGAGTCTGGGGCTTTCACAATCAATGGTTCGCTTTATGCCTTCTGTAAAGAATAAGGTAAACTTTCAGGATATGTTCTATTCATTTCTTTCCGTCATAACCCTGACAGGTATATTTGCCTCTCTTGGAATATATTTAATGTCAGAACAAATTGCAGATTTACTTTTTGATGGTGATAGATTAATAGTTGAAGTTCTGGCATTGGTGGTTTTTTTTGAAGGGATTTTGAAATTACTTTTAAATTATTTCAGGGCTACACAACAGATAAAGAGGCATTCTATGCTAACTGTAGCAAAGAATGTACTCACGGTTGTTATTGTGGCATTTTTCGTTTTGCAGGGAGAAGGAATCTTTGGAGCTGTAAAAGGGTTACTTATTACAATAGTGATAATGTTATTGATTGCCCTACTCTTCATAATCAGGGATCTGGGACTGAAAGTTCCAAAATTTAATG harbors:
- the cysD gene encoding sulfate adenylyltransferase subunit CysD gives rise to the protein MEEKEESYHLSNLKTLEAESIGIIREVAAEFENPVMLYSVGKDSSVMAHLAIKAFYPEKVPFPLLHVDTSYKFPEMYEFRDYYTKKHNLELKVHRNEEALSKGINPLSAGTVKCCAELKTKALLDALKEGGYDAAFGGARRDEEKSRAKERVFSFRDKHGQWDPKNQKPELWNIFNSRIDPGESIRVFPLSNWTELDIWTYIYHENIEVVPLYFAKKRPVIEKNNQLIPVYTDENPEETKEVMCRFRTLGCHYCTGAVRSEADTMPKIIEEMMVARHSERITRVIDHDQDSSMEQKKMEGYF
- the cysC gene encoding adenylyl-sulfate kinase, whose amino-acid sequence is MPEEGFTVWFTGWSGAGKTTIAIALEEELKKRNIGPVQRLDGDIIRSDLCSDLGFSKEDRNENIKRATFVAELLSKNGVATLVSFISPYISLRERARHKCHNFIEVYVKCDRDTLINRDVKGLYKQAIEGEIKEFTGITDPYEEPENPEIVLNTAEEDILESVGKVIEYLEEKEHI
- the cysQ gene encoding 3'(2'),5'-bisphosphate nucleotidase CysQ codes for the protein MNKETIPKMLKELIEISKDAGNIILNYYDNPEQSIQIKEDESPLTKADTESNEYICGKLKELYNIPIISEECYDEYEIRKGFSEFFLVDPLDGTKEFIERNGEFTVNIAYVKNKKPVMGVIYVPASGTTFFAAENFGSYVENKDGIQKLPLSKPSKKELSATGSRKHSTNLDADFARMNNIQETVPAGSSLKFCKVAMGDAHLYPRFQGSMEWDIAAGHIVAKEAGCNLVDLKTMKEPEYNKESLLNNYFIVLTKGLDISSIKIPEI
- a CDS encoding SLC13 family permease, whose protein sequence is MGNGGTNRAVVLFSLIVLIGIFLLPSPDGLSTEAKNALGIFLLAIILWTTNALPLSVTGLFVIVLLPLLNVMSSKAAFALFGNKAVFFILGAFILAAAMMKTGLSKRVALLMLGRFDRTPRRLLCSIMCTSALLSFIMPEHAVAAIMFPVVGSIADSLELEPLNSKYGTLLFLSMAWGTIIGGVGTLLGGARNPLAIGLLEESAGMSISFFEWCVAAIPIVFVMLAAGFVVLNLFFRIDVKDVKAAKDVLARELDNIGQMSIIEKKTAIIITITILAWIFFGTDMGLAVIAILAAVALFMLDILSWDDVESNVNWGIILMYGGAIAMGSALAKTGAALWISNLVLDNGYLTPLLLLIIVSLVSIFLTEGISNSAAVAILLPIGFSIGDVLGINPIAMVYMIAIPAGLAFILPMGTPPNAIAYSSGYYEIKEVILPGLILNLIAWIVFIIMALVYWPLVGINIT
- a CDS encoding universal stress protein, whose product is MNDMAEINTVLVAFSATSIHRNLAKAALDMAEEKDARLIILNVRDKNMAEKVARVTKDQGFMGRGVVEKLAADIKRDRDELIAQRLGMVEEEAGKRGIEFETVKVKGDFVKQVIETAGMYGADVVMVASSSVVNDIEKKIDAEVYSFE